From one Sulfurimonas sp. HSL-3221 genomic stretch:
- the gatB gene encoding Asp-tRNA(Asn)/Glu-tRNA(Gln) amidotransferase subunit GatB: MFEVIIGLEVHVQLNTKTKLFCSCPTSFNDRPNVNTCPTCLALPGALPVFNEAALHKAVMFGTAVDATINRTSFFDRKSYFYPDSPSAYQITQLYTPVVEHGKLEIDFEDGSHKTIRVNRAHIEADAGKNIHDGAVSKVDLNRAGTPLIEIVSEPDMRSADEAILYLKKLHSIVRYLDISDANMQEGSFRVDVNVSIRPKGDEKLYTRVEIKNINSFRFIQKAIEMEVERQIEAWEDGIYDEEIVQETRLFDQTKQETRSMRGKEEAADYRYFPEPDLMKVVVDDAMYAEASQIPELPDEKRERLVKEHGLREYDASVITAELEMAHFFEKMLEQEISAKNAVTWLTVELLGRLKGGMTVATSPVDAEKLGLIVKRIEDNTISGKAAKEVLDYLMENDESVDATIEKLGLKQVSDTGAIEAMVDEILAANPAKVEEYRGGKDKLFGFFVGQVMKASKGSANPQAVNEILKQKLG, from the coding sequence TTGTTCGAAGTGATTATCGGACTCGAAGTCCACGTCCAGCTCAATACGAAAACCAAACTTTTTTGTTCGTGTCCCACCAGTTTCAACGACCGCCCAAACGTCAACACCTGCCCGACCTGTCTGGCCCTTCCGGGAGCGCTCCCCGTCTTCAACGAGGCCGCGCTTCACAAAGCGGTGATGTTCGGGACCGCCGTCGATGCGACGATCAACCGCACCAGCTTTTTTGACCGCAAAAGCTACTTCTACCCCGACAGCCCGAGTGCCTACCAGATCACTCAGCTCTATACCCCTGTCGTGGAGCACGGAAAGCTTGAGATCGATTTCGAGGACGGTTCGCACAAGACGATTCGCGTCAATCGCGCGCACATCGAGGCGGATGCGGGCAAGAACATCCATGACGGCGCCGTCTCCAAAGTCGACCTCAACCGTGCGGGAACCCCGCTGATCGAGATCGTCTCCGAACCGGATATGCGTTCGGCGGACGAGGCGATTCTCTACCTGAAAAAACTGCACTCCATCGTCCGCTACCTCGACATCAGCGACGCGAACATGCAGGAGGGCTCCTTCCGCGTCGACGTCAACGTTTCCATCCGTCCCAAAGGGGATGAGAAGCTCTACACCCGCGTCGAGATCAAAAACATCAACAGTTTCCGCTTTATCCAGAAGGCGATCGAGATGGAAGTCGAGCGCCAGATCGAGGCCTGGGAAGACGGTATCTACGACGAGGAGATCGTCCAGGAGACCCGTCTCTTCGACCAGACAAAGCAGGAGACCCGCTCCATGCGCGGGAAGGAAGAAGCGGCGGATTACCGCTATTTCCCGGAGCCGGACCTGATGAAGGTTGTCGTGGACGACGCGATGTACGCGGAGGCCTCCCAGATCCCGGAACTGCCGGACGAAAAACGCGAACGCCTCGTCAAAGAGCACGGTCTGCGCGAGTACGACGCGAGCGTCATTACCGCCGAGCTGGAGATGGCGCACTTCTTCGAGAAGATGCTCGAGCAAGAGATCAGCGCGAAAAACGCCGTCACCTGGCTCACCGTCGAACTCCTGGGACGCCTCAAGGGCGGCATGACCGTTGCCACCTCTCCGGTGGATGCGGAGAAACTGGGCCTGATCGTCAAGCGCATCGAGGACAATACCATCAGCGGGAAGGCGGCCAAAGAGGTTCTTGACTACCTGATGGAAAACGATGAGAGTGTCGATGCGACGATCGAGAAGCTCGGCCTGAAGCAGGTCAGCGATACGGGGGCCATCGAAGCGATGGTCGACGAGATCCTCGCGGCGAACCCGGCCAAGGTCGAGGAGTACCGCGGCGGCAAGGACAAACTCTTCGGCTTCTTCGTCGGGCAGGTGATGAAAGCGAGCAAAGGCAGCGCGAACCCGCAGGCGGTCAACGAAATCCTCAAGCAGAAGCTGGGATAA
- a CDS encoding ion transporter, which yields MKLFSRALVDSAYALESSQRLRRARHSVDNLMNNVGYRYKRYFDLFMMVLILSSVFILVRDVKFPQKDFLAIFNDYIISFIFLIEYLMRFWVSSDSARIIIDQYEKDELLQREFRAGRAVMKALYAKWRYVSSLPAIIDFLAIMPFFHELRLLRLFIIFRVFKLFRYAQNMHHFAAILASKKFELLTLFTFVGLIIFVASVMIYVMEALNPDSKVNTLFDALYWSVVTISTVGYGDVVPVSGEGKIVALVVIVSGVAVLAFATSIVVAAFTEKLDDIRDGKLIQDIQKLKSIYLICGYGTVAQQTASKLRRMGRKVVILDADAAKIAEARRHHDLALAIDPASLEALGQLGIDPGRQVRAVILLGDTDVENVYTALTLRSMNKELRILSLLHDKKHRRKLESAGVDDVIYAQELIGQLSREYSDQPIAFEALHALRAEHSGVVIDEILIDERMARFVQTVQDLKIRGRRLILLGVESRREARFVFNPPADFAVEENDLLVVIGENAMLHEYRIDLHQAVHS from the coding sequence GTGAAACTCTTCTCCAGGGCGCTCGTCGACAGCGCCTACGCTCTGGAGTCCTCCCAAAGATTGCGCCGGGCGCGTCACAGCGTTGATAACCTGATGAACAACGTCGGGTACAGGTACAAGCGCTACTTCGACCTCTTCATGATGGTGCTGATCCTCTCGAGTGTCTTTATCCTGGTCCGCGACGTCAAGTTCCCACAGAAAGATTTTCTGGCCATTTTCAACGACTATATCATCTCTTTCATCTTCCTCATCGAATACCTGATGCGCTTCTGGGTCAGCAGCGACAGCGCGCGTATCATCATCGACCAGTATGAAAAGGATGAACTGCTGCAGCGGGAGTTCCGGGCGGGCAGGGCAGTGATGAAGGCGCTGTACGCCAAGTGGCGCTATGTCAGCTCCCTGCCGGCGATCATCGACTTCCTGGCGATCATGCCCTTTTTCCACGAGCTGCGGCTGCTGCGCCTCTTCATTATTTTCAGGGTCTTCAAACTCTTCCGCTATGCGCAGAACATGCACCACTTCGCGGCGATCCTCGCCAGCAAGAAGTTCGAGCTTCTGACGCTCTTCACCTTCGTCGGCCTGATCATCTTCGTCGCGTCGGTCATGATCTACGTCATGGAGGCGCTCAACCCCGATTCAAAGGTCAATACGCTCTTTGACGCGCTCTATTGGTCCGTCGTGACGATCTCGACCGTCGGGTACGGCGACGTCGTTCCCGTCAGCGGCGAGGGGAAGATCGTCGCCCTGGTCGTGATCGTCTCCGGGGTGGCCGTGCTGGCGTTTGCGACCTCCATCGTCGTGGCGGCCTTCACGGAGAAGCTTGATGATATCCGGGACGGAAAACTGATCCAGGATATCCAGAAGCTCAAGAGCATCTACCTGATCTGCGGGTACGGTACGGTCGCGCAGCAGACCGCCTCCAAACTCCGGCGGATGGGCAGGAAGGTGGTGATCCTCGATGCCGATGCGGCCAAGATCGCCGAAGCGCGGCGTCACCACGACCTGGCCCTTGCCATTGATCCCGCCAGCCTGGAAGCACTCGGGCAGCTGGGCATCGATCCCGGCCGGCAGGTACGTGCCGTGATCCTGCTGGGGGATACCGACGTGGAGAACGTCTACACGGCACTGACGCTGCGTTCGATGAACAAGGAGCTGCGGATACTTTCCCTGCTGCATGACAAAAAGCACCGGCGCAAGCTGGAGAGCGCCGGGGTCGACGACGTCATCTACGCCCAGGAACTGATCGGCCAGCTTTCGCGCGAATACAGCGACCAGCCCATCGCCTTCGAGGCGCTGCACGCACTGCGTGCGGAACATTCGGGGGTCGTGATTGACGAGATCCTGATCGACGAGCGGATGGCCCGGTTTGTGCAGACGGTGCAGGACCTCAAGATCAGGGGGCGGCGGCTGATCCTGCTCGGGGTGGAGTCCCGCCGCGAAGCGCGTTTTGTCTTCAATCCCCCGGCCGATTTTGCGGTTGAAGAGAACGATCTGCTCGTTGTCATAGGAGAGAATGCGATGCTGCATGAATATCGGATCGATCTGCATCAGGCGGTGCATTCATGA
- a CDS encoding NAD-binding protein, whose translation MNVEAIILFGYNEFAREIAQQLRYSCNRIVIYALDNGDVEQAQSEGFEAHFADLEDNWDDLLSFDLSVTRIICALESEAENVFLTLSLRDRFPEAVIVALATTQENASKLRLAGANKVIAELQTTANLVIERLEKPVITRLLEELMDTQMELKVAQIILTELSPAVGKHINELLETTQRDIIVLAVVDQRMSESFIFTAKGYNHLLDPGDVLVVIGYDKEIKAFEKEVGGVCETDRSHRGG comes from the coding sequence ATGAATGTCGAGGCTATCATTCTTTTCGGCTACAACGAATTCGCCAGGGAGATCGCGCAGCAGCTCCGCTACAGCTGCAATCGCATCGTCATCTACGCGCTCGATAACGGCGATGTCGAACAGGCGCAGTCGGAGGGCTTCGAGGCGCATTTCGCGGACCTGGAGGACAACTGGGACGACCTGCTCTCCTTTGACCTCTCCGTGACGCGGATCATCTGCGCGCTGGAGAGCGAAGCGGAGAATGTTTTCCTGACCCTCTCCCTGCGCGACCGTTTCCCCGAGGCGGTGATCGTCGCCCTTGCCACGACCCAGGAGAACGCCTCAAAGCTCCGCCTGGCCGGTGCGAACAAGGTGATCGCCGAACTGCAGACGACGGCGAACCTGGTTATCGAGCGGCTGGAGAAGCCGGTGATCACCCGTTTGCTCGAAGAACTCATGGATACGCAGATGGAGCTCAAAGTCGCCCAGATCATCCTGACGGAGCTCTCCCCGGCGGTCGGCAAGCATATCAACGAACTGCTCGAAACGACGCAGCGCGATATCATCGTCCTGGCCGTCGTCGACCAGCGCATGAGCGAGTCGTTCATCTTTACGGCCAAGGGGTATAACCACCTGCTGGATCCGGGGGATGTTTTAGTCGTGATAGGTTACGATAAGGAGATCAAGGCATTTGAAAAGGAAGTTGGAGGGGTATGTGAAACGGATCGCAGTCATCGGGGCGGGTAA